One window of Elaeis guineensis isolate ETL-2024a chromosome 11, EG11, whole genome shotgun sequence genomic DNA carries:
- the LOC105054039 gene encoding NAC domain-containing protein 7-like — MTTFSNVPPGFRFHPTDEELVDYYLRKKIASRRIDLDVIKDVDLYKIEPWDLQEKCKIGTEEQNEWYFFSHKDKKYPTGTRTNRATAAGFWKATGRDKPIYSKNNLIGMRKTLVFYKGRAPNGQKSDWIMHEYRLETNENGTPQAKGWVVCRVFKKKVTAIRGASEHESPCWYDEQSSFMPDLDSPKQIAPHPDMAYHHHLYSCKPEQDLPHLMPNDSFLQLPQLESPKLPNNVNHGCALQSSTIRPEEPIQHGHQLQIISLYNPSGGTDQSVEQVTDWRVLDKFVASQLSHDDHVSKEPNYSNSAQGFHVSDKQEATIAYASTSTSSGQINLWK, encoded by the exons ATGACTACGTTTTCAAATGTACCCCCAGGATTTCGTTTCCACCCCACTGACGAAGAACTTGTGGACTACTATCTTAGAAAAAAGATAGCATCAAGAAGGATTGACCTAGATGTCATAAAAGATGTTGATTTGTACAAGATTGAGCCGTGGGACCTTCAAG AGAAATGTAAGATAGGGACAGAAGAGCAGAACGAGTGGTACTTTTTTAGCCATAAAGATAAGAAGTATCCAACTGGAACTCGCACCAATAGGGCGACGGCAGCTGGATTTTGGAAGGCAACTGGAAGGGACAAGCCAATATATTCAAAGAACAACTTGATTGGAATGAGGAAGACCTTAGTCTTTTATAAGGGTCGAGCACCAAATGGTCAGAAGTCAGACTGGATCATGCATGAGTATCGGCTTGAAACAAACGAAAATGGGACTCCCCAGGCAA AGGGATGGGTGGTCTGCAGGGTGTTTAAGAAGAAAGTAACAGCTATAAGAGGAGCGAGCGAGCATGAGTCGCCATGTTGGTATGATGAACAGTCCTCTTTCATGCCAGATCTAGATTCTCCGAAGCAGATAGCTCCGCATCCCGACATGGCCTACCATCACCATCTCTATTCTTGCAAACCGGAGCAAGATCTGCCCCACCTCATGCCGAACGACTCATTCCTTCAGCTCCCTCAGCTAGAGAGCCCCAAGCTTCCCAATAATGTCAACCATGGATGTGCTCTCCAGTCATCTACAATTAGGCCTGAAGAACCAATACAACATGGTCACCAGCTTCAGATTATCTCACTCTATAACCCTAGTGGAGGCACTGATCAGTCAGTGGAGCAAGTGACTGACTGGAGGGTTCTCGATAAGTTTGTGGCATCTCAGCTTAGCCATGATGATCATGTATCCAAAGAACCGAACTACTCCAATTCAGCCCAAGGCTTTCATGTTTCTGACAAGCAAGAAGCCACAATAGCATATGCTTCAACATCCACCTCCAGTGGGCAAATCAATCTATGGAAGTGA